In Candidatus Manganitrophus morganii, the genomic window CCGGTAAAGATATACCCGCCCGCTCTCACGATTGCGCCCGGATCGCGGGCAAGCTGCAGGTCGGCTTCTTCCAGTTGAAAGTGCTCCGAGATCCAGGCTTCGTTCAGCCGGATGAAGTCGTCGAAGTGGTTTGAATTGTTCTCGTGGATCTGCATATGCTGCTGTCTGCTGGACATAGGGGAAACTTCACCTCACGAGAGAGTCTAATCGGTTGGATTTCTTCTAAAATCATCACGCCGTTGATTTTCCAGGCGTTCCCTTCGAGGACCATCAGATACCGCGCAATGACCGTCACCCGGTCTTTTCCGGTTACGTGGACCGTCGCAACCGCTGCCTGAGTGTCGTCGGAGAAGAGGATCTCTCCGAATGAGACGAGGTGGGATTTTGCAATCTGCGGATACCCCGATTTGACCATCTTCTCGAAGCGCTCTTTTGAGAATCGTTGGCGAAGTCCCTCCGAGGCAAAGGTCCGGGCGGTCGCATAGTCGTCCTCGTTGAAGGCTTTCATCTGTTGCCGGATGACCGATTGAATCAGGTCGGTGGGGTCGGCGGCGGCAGAAGGGTGTGCGGGAAAGAGGCTCAGAGAGAAAAGACTCAGGCAGAGGATTTTCCAACATGCGACCCTGCTTCTCGTCCCAAATGAGAACATCGGTTCGCCTCTCTTTGGACCGGGGTGGAAATGACCACGGTCGAATCCGTTGGTTCGGGTGATGCAGCCGCCTCAAGGCGGGGGGAGCGCCGCCGGCGGGGTCTCTGCGGGAACCACCGGGCCGATATGGGCGTAGCTCGCCTGCCAGGGATCGATGAGGGTGGGGGGCCAGTCGTGCCCTTCCCACTTCTGCCAGACCCGCTCGATCCCGGTCGGATTGGCCCCGGTGTGCTTCGCGAGGGTCTGGCGCTGCTGGCAGAACGCGCGGATCTCTTTTTTCTTGGCCCGAACCTCCCGGAGATAACCCGTGTCCGCCGTCCGCTGCAGCCCCACGGCCGCGAAGGAAACTTTTTCATCCTCCATCAGAAAACCTTCGGAGCGGTGCTCCAGCGGCCCCCAGACTTCGAGACGCGCCTTCGCGATATCGAGCGACAGCTTCCGAAATTGCGCGCGAAGCGCGTCGTCCGGCTGCATCTCGTCGAACGCCCGCATGTAGCCGTAATCCATGTTGATCCGGATCATTCCTTGATCGACCGTGAGCATGCTGTGGATTTCGATCTGCGGCGCGATCAGCTTGACCGGGACGTTGTAGCCGCGAAACGGGGCCAGGTCATTTTGCAGCGTTTCGTCGAAAAGGGTCTCGAACCCCCGGGCTCCGATGGCGGGGAGCGCCGACCCGGTGAAGTTGACCCGATCCATGGCGGCCGGGGAAGGAAGAATGGCGATGATGGAACTCGCCCCCGCTTCGTCGGCCGCGCGAAGGGGCGCGTTGTCGCGCACCCCGCCGTCGATATAATTTCCCTTCGGCATCGCCGCAGGACCGGCGACCGGATCGGTGAACCCCTCGTCCAGCACCGTCGGCGGATAGGCGATCGGAATCGAGGCCGACGCCTGGATCGCATCCCGCAACGGGACAGGAAAATCATCATCGACGAACCGGCCCCGTTGATCGACATAGCGGGTCTGGCCGCTGTCGAGGCTCACCATCGCGATCCGGAGATGAATTCCGGATTTCTGCACTTTGGCCGGATCGATGGCGGCGTCGATCTTCGCGCGGACCGGGCTGAAGTGAAAGAGCGACTGCGAGCGGAGCAGCCCCTGGATCCCATCGACCACTTTGCCGAGGTGGAGCCCCGCTTTGATGGCGCCGAGGATGAGGTCGGAAGCGGTGAAGGCCCAGCCCCCGCCCGACACGTTGCCGAGGACGTTCTTGCCGACCCCGACGGCGATCTCCTGATCGGGGCTCAGCCAGTTGTAGCTCCCTCCTTTTACCCCGAGCAGCGTCGCGAAGTTGACCGTGCCGGCCCCTTTGATCCCGAGCGCCGCCAGGTTTTTCACGATGCTGACCACCCACGCCGTCGGAACATAGAGATCGTCGGTGCTGGCCATCGCCAGCCAGAGGGTTTCAAGCTCCGCCAGCGCGGCGGGCCCTTCGGCAAGCTTGGCGGCGTTGAGCGCGCCGACGGAGGTCCCGCAGAGGATGTCGGGCTTGTAGTTGAACATGTCGGTGAGGCAGCGGACCGCGCCGA contains:
- a CDS encoding DUF4864 domain-containing protein; the protein is MFSFGTRSRVACWKILCLSLFSLSLFPAHPSAAADPTDLIQSVIRQQMKAFNEDDYATARTFASEGLRQRFSKERFEKMVKSGYPQIAKSHLVSFGEILFSDDTQAAVATVHVTGKDRVTVIARYLMVLEGNAWKINGVMILEEIQPIRLSREVKFPLCPADSSICRSTRTIQTTSTTSSG
- a CDS encoding patatin-like phospholipase family protein; protein product: MPTLPSFARTLDKLMSQWPDARENRSFAPLEQPARALFGGSLGETGGIAGAILDLHRSGPLLAEVLRAHPALSATDPSRTFGKLFGEENIEWGGAQAPFAYTGMMTAAMIVLADVGMPEQIGNLAVRVGFGLDPYNALLRDRLFGTFGRLRDPLKIGIKFPTRLNTFDDLFNRTCLLGIKDALNNVASASMALPRESTTAVITLIRPNRGCPGAVVEIIGHGFGATQPADLDLCFTAYAGGLLTVTVPPADWSDTLIRATVPKGVGNGPVALIRRGNPAYAGDTITSATEQLAGAMESCLGMGASRIAFGLRQIATKLGAPMVSSTGRNRFSGGPPKILSFTGNNATQVMLRPRGPLVLGWITDNADSVEIKTSGPRELPVIGTPLPVSGEERFPSVNGTSHWTGSYTLTATNACGAVSAKISVEMKERLALALAGGGSKGAFEVGAVRCLTDMFNYKPDILCGTSVGALNAAKLAEGPAALAELETLWLAMASTDDLYVPTAWVVSIVKNLAALGIKGAGTVNFATLLGVKGGSYNWLSPDQEIAVGVGKNVLGNVSGGGWAFTASDLILGAIKAGLHLGKVVDGIQGLLRSQSLFHFSPVRAKIDAAIDPAKVQKSGIHLRIAMVSLDSGQTRYVDQRGRFVDDDFPVPLRDAIQASASIPIAYPPTVLDEGFTDPVAGPAAMPKGNYIDGGVRDNAPLRAADEAGASSIIAILPSPAAMDRVNFTGSALPAIGARGFETLFDETLQNDLAPFRGYNVPVKLIAPQIEIHSMLTVDQGMIRINMDYGYMRAFDEMQPDDALRAQFRKLSLDIAKARLEVWGPLEHRSEGFLMEDEKVSFAAVGLQRTADTGYLREVRAKKKEIRAFCQQRQTLAKHTGANPTGIERVWQKWEGHDWPPTLIDPWQASYAHIGPVVPAETPPAALPPP